The following are from one region of the Actinopolyspora halophila DSM 43834 genome:
- a CDS encoding exonuclease SbcCD subunit D: protein MRLLHTSDWHIGRTFHGHDLLDDQWRVLSELAELVRAERVDVVLVSGDLYDRSVPSGEAVRLCVDVLERIRDAGARLVVTPGNHDSPQRVGAFAEFAAAGGLHLHTRTSRLHEPTVLEDEHGPVAFYGIPYLEPDPARQVLRSTPAPGACAQDIGRDHPSVLEEAMNRVRAELAGRPAARSVVLAHAFVTGGEGSDSERNIAVGGVDRVPAAVFDGVDYAALGHLHGPQRVSERVRYSGSPLAYSFSEAGQRKSVWLIELGADGVSEARRHELPVPRELATVEGTLEELLNDPEHEAFTDCYVSATVIDETRPLDGMRRLQRRFPHAVHMDWQPAEGRAGAALRYSEAVRGRDEQQIARDFVANCRGGDPSESERALLDRALADVRASEVRE, encoded by the coding sequence GCACATCGGTCGTACCTTCCACGGGCACGACCTGCTGGACGATCAGTGGCGTGTGTTGTCCGAACTGGCCGAGCTGGTCCGCGCGGAACGCGTGGACGTCGTGCTGGTCTCCGGTGATCTCTACGACCGCTCGGTTCCCTCCGGCGAGGCGGTGCGGTTGTGCGTGGACGTCCTGGAGCGGATCCGCGACGCGGGGGCCCGGCTGGTCGTCACTCCGGGCAACCACGACTCGCCACAGCGTGTCGGCGCGTTCGCGGAGTTCGCGGCCGCTGGAGGTCTGCACCTGCACACCAGGACTTCCCGGCTGCACGAACCGACGGTACTCGAGGACGAGCACGGCCCGGTCGCCTTCTACGGGATCCCGTACCTGGAGCCGGACCCGGCGCGACAGGTGCTGCGTTCCACACCCGCACCGGGGGCCTGCGCACAGGACATCGGCCGTGATCACCCTTCCGTGCTGGAGGAGGCCATGAACCGGGTTCGTGCGGAGCTGGCCGGCAGGCCCGCGGCGCGGTCGGTGGTGCTCGCCCACGCGTTCGTCACCGGGGGCGAGGGCAGCGATTCCGAACGCAACATCGCCGTCGGTGGTGTCGACCGGGTCCCCGCCGCGGTGTTCGACGGGGTCGACTACGCGGCGCTGGGGCATCTGCACGGTCCGCAGCGCGTTTCCGAGCGGGTGCGCTACTCGGGCAGTCCGCTGGCCTACTCGTTCTCCGAGGCCGGGCAGCGCAAGTCGGTCTGGTTGATCGAGCTGGGCGCTGACGGGGTTTCCGAAGCACGGCGGCACGAGCTGCCCGTCCCGCGCGAGCTGGCCACTGTGGAGGGAACGCTCGAGGAGTTGCTGAACGATCCGGAGCACGAGGCGTTCACGGACTGCTACGTCTCCGCCACGGTCATCGACGAGACGCGGCCGTTGGACGGTATGCGCAGGTTGCAGCGGCGTTTTCCCCACGCGGTGCACATGGACTGGCAGCCGGCCGAAGGGCGGGCCGGGGCGGCGCTGCGCTACTCGGAGGCGGTGCGCGGTCGCGACGAGCAGCAGATCGCGCGGGACTTCGTGGCCAACTGCCGCGGAGGTGATCCGTCCGAATCGGAGCGAGCTCTGCTGGACCGGGCGCTGGCCGACGTGCGTGCCTCGGAGGTGCGGGAATGA
- a CDS encoding AAA family ATPase — protein sequence MRLHRLEMSAFGPFRDRQLVDFDELSGDGLFLLHGDTGAGKTTVLDAIVFALYGEVPGARNQTKALRCDTADPATPTRVSLELSVQGHRLRVERNPEYERPKKSGQGDTTEKAKASLTWLNEPPSGEVREGITRPAEVRPTIERLLGIDAKQFCHVALLPQGDFARFLRADAKERGDLLERLFGTRRFSAVEKWFRDTRHERGRELEQRRGESDRLLARLTQVVGSEPLEEEDRATWLEGVEKSFTRESERARGELDRLRRRREQADDALAKQRELADRVGRVRTARSELDELAAESEQHGAARAELEAARRATSVVDVGRTVDRATAALRESETELREARAACPDVDTDSPADPEELRALAVRYRERAAVLESLESEAEQQRGDRERITELDERIETDAATDADLAEQVGRLPAAVERARAEVHEAEQAPERLEVVRKNREELDAALRAARELPAAETRNVEARDRERRAVDDHQSARAELQRVRELRLAGMAAELAAELDEGTACPVCGGTRHPEPAEPHEGTVGAEDERLAREKEAELQRWRDEQRGLAEEAERECARLREQVGERTEQWLRSELDRTTSERDRLSELVAQRDTRAAQLAELETRSERLGERRSELAERLATARSSRDSLAEQVREREQRLSESRGEFDTITARRRHLVERAERIDRIAAAKGDHDRASDRESEQRAELARTAADNGFETPEQALDARREQRRVEELEEWLAEVDRREAAARATLRELADVSVETEVDVAAAAEEADRARDAAQEAATTAADLDRRVDEITELGRQLRDSWKELEPLEAEFAELDALTDVINGQGQNARRMTLRSYVLAARLEEVAAAATQRLGHMSDGRYSFVHSDEQGPHGKRGGLDLRVVDDYSGRTRSTKTLSGGETFLASLALALGLADVVSAEAGGAMLDTLFIDEGFGTLDGDTLDLVMDALDELRAGGRVVGLVSHVDELRQRIPVRLRVRKSRGGSSLAIES from the coding sequence ATGAGACTGCACCGACTGGAGATGTCGGCCTTCGGGCCGTTCCGGGACCGCCAGCTGGTGGATTTCGACGAGTTGAGCGGTGACGGGTTGTTCCTGCTGCACGGCGACACCGGCGCGGGAAAGACCACCGTGCTGGACGCGATCGTGTTCGCCCTGTACGGCGAGGTCCCCGGGGCGCGCAATCAGACCAAGGCACTGCGTTGCGACACGGCCGACCCGGCGACCCCCACCCGGGTCTCGTTGGAGCTGAGCGTGCAGGGGCACCGGCTGCGCGTGGAGCGCAACCCGGAGTACGAGCGTCCGAAGAAGTCCGGACAGGGGGACACGACCGAGAAGGCCAAGGCCTCGCTGACCTGGTTGAACGAGCCCCCCTCCGGTGAGGTGCGCGAAGGGATCACCCGGCCGGCCGAGGTGCGTCCCACGATCGAGCGCTTGCTCGGTATAGACGCCAAGCAGTTCTGCCACGTCGCGCTGCTGCCGCAGGGGGACTTCGCCCGCTTCCTGCGTGCCGACGCCAAGGAACGGGGTGACCTGCTGGAGCGACTGTTCGGGACGCGGCGGTTCTCCGCAGTGGAGAAGTGGTTCAGGGACACCCGCCACGAACGCGGCCGGGAACTGGAGCAGCGGCGCGGGGAGTCCGACCGGCTGCTGGCCCGACTCACCCAGGTGGTGGGCAGCGAGCCTCTCGAGGAGGAGGACCGGGCCACCTGGTTGGAGGGGGTCGAGAAGAGCTTCACCCGGGAGAGCGAACGCGCACGCGGCGAACTCGACCGGCTGCGGCGGCGGCGCGAACAGGCCGACGACGCCCTGGCCAAGCAGCGGGAGCTCGCCGACCGGGTCGGCAGGGTCCGCACGGCACGTTCGGAGCTCGACGAGCTGGCTGCCGAGTCCGAACAGCACGGCGCGGCCAGGGCCGAGCTGGAGGCGGCACGGCGCGCCACCTCGGTGGTCGATGTGGGAAGGACCGTCGACAGGGCCACGGCAGCACTGCGGGAATCCGAGACGGAACTGCGGGAGGCACGGGCGGCCTGCCCCGATGTGGACACCGACTCCCCGGCGGACCCGGAGGAGCTGCGGGCGCTGGCCGTGCGGTACCGGGAGCGGGCCGCCGTGCTGGAGAGCCTGGAATCCGAGGCCGAGCAGCAGCGCGGTGATCGGGAACGGATCACCGAGCTGGACGAGCGGATCGAGACCGACGCGGCCACGGACGCGGACCTGGCCGAGCAGGTGGGGCGACTGCCCGCGGCCGTCGAGCGGGCCCGCGCGGAGGTGCACGAGGCCGAGCAGGCCCCCGAACGACTCGAGGTGGTGCGCAAGAACCGGGAGGAACTTGACGCGGCGTTGCGCGCCGCGCGGGAACTTCCCGCGGCGGAAACCCGGAACGTCGAGGCGCGGGACCGCGAGCGCCGGGCCGTGGACGATCATCAGAGCGCGCGCGCCGAGTTGCAGCGGGTTCGGGAACTCAGGTTGGCCGGGATGGCCGCCGAGCTGGCCGCGGAGCTGGACGAGGGAACGGCCTGCCCGGTGTGCGGCGGCACGCGGCATCCCGAACCGGCCGAGCCGCACGAGGGAACCGTCGGTGCCGAGGACGAGCGGCTGGCCCGCGAGAAGGAGGCGGAGCTCCAGCGGTGGCGTGACGAGCAGCGTGGCCTGGCGGAGGAGGCCGAACGGGAGTGCGCGCGGCTGCGCGAGCAGGTGGGCGAGCGCACCGAGCAGTGGCTGCGGTCCGAACTGGACAGGACCACCTCCGAGCGGGACCGGCTGAGCGAGCTGGTCGCGCAGCGCGATACCAGGGCAGCGCAGTTGGCCGAACTGGAGACCCGCAGCGAGCGGCTCGGTGAGCGGCGTTCCGAACTGGCCGAGCGGCTCGCCACCGCTCGTTCCTCCCGCGACTCGCTCGCCGAGCAGGTGCGGGAACGGGAGCAGCGGTTGAGCGAGTCCCGCGGCGAGTTCGACACGATCACCGCCCGCAGGCGGCACCTGGTGGAGCGTGCGGAACGGATCGACCGGATCGCCGCTGCCAAGGGGGACCACGACCGGGCATCGGACCGGGAGTCCGAACAGCGCGCGGAGCTCGCCCGCACCGCGGCGGACAACGGATTCGAGACCCCCGAGCAGGCCCTGGACGCGCGGCGGGAACAACGGCGTGTCGAGGAGCTCGAGGAGTGGTTGGCCGAGGTGGACCGTCGGGAGGCCGCGGCGCGGGCGACGCTGCGGGAACTGGCCGACGTGTCCGTCGAGACCGAAGTGGACGTGGCGGCAGCGGCGGAGGAGGCCGATCGGGCCAGGGACGCGGCTCAGGAGGCGGCCACCACGGCGGCCGACCTCGACCGGCGTGTCGACGAGATCACCGAGCTCGGGCGGCAGCTGCGCGACTCCTGGAAGGAGCTGGAACCGCTCGAGGCCGAGTTCGCCGAGCTGGACGCGCTGACCGATGTGATCAACGGGCAGGGGCAGAACGCACGCAGGATGACCCTGCGTTCCTACGTGCTCGCCGCGCGGCTGGAGGAGGTGGCCGCGGCGGCCACCCAGCGGCTCGGGCACATGAGCGACGGGCGCTACTCCTTCGTGCACTCCGACGAGCAGGGACCGCACGGCAAGCGGGGTGGGCTCGATCTGCGGGTGGTCGACGACTACTCGGGGCGCACCCGGTCGACCAAGACCCTGTCCGGGGGCGAGACCTTTCTGGCCTCGCTCGCGCTGGCCCTCGGGCTCGCCGACGTGGTGAGCGCGGAGGCCGGGGGAGCGATGTTGGACACCCTGTTCATCGACGAGGGGTTCGGCACCCTGGACGGGGATACACTCGACCTGGTGATGGACGCGTTGGACGAGTTGCGCGCCGGTGGACGGGTCGTCGGGCTGGTTTCCCACGTCGACGAGCTGCGGCAGCGGATTCCGGTGCGTCTGCGGGTGCGCAAGTCGCGCGGTGGTTCGTCCTTGGCGATCGAGTCGTGA